The Bombus fervidus isolate BK054 chromosome 1, iyBomFerv1, whole genome shotgun sequence genome includes a window with the following:
- the LOC139991754 gene encoding uncharacterized protein isoform X1, whose translation MTEEMNNTVSCKWTMEEREKMLTTGTLEQQREAFKDDEELMRETSKFVSEVIQTAITEASKRKVLTEKAVSEGSRLKGIGNVAGWNHRARGFCSRILNALCPCFTSNELFTWTPYRYRFTRP comes from the exons ATGACCGAAGAAATGAACAATACCGTTTCTTGTAAATGGACTATGGAGGAACGGGAAAAGATGTTAACTACTGGGACGTTAGAACAACAGAGAGAAGCTTTCAAAGATGACGAAGAGCTAATGAGAGAAACGAGCAAGTTTGTGAGTGAAGTTATACAAACGGCGATCACGGAAGCATCAAAAAGGAAGGTGTTGACGGAG AAAGCAGTCAGTGAAG GAAGTAGACTGAAGGGTATCGGTAACGTCGCTGGTTGGAATCATCGTGCCCGTGGATTCTGCAGTCGAATACTGAACGCGCTCTGTCCATGCTTCACTAGCAACG AATTATTCACCTGGACACCGTACCGATATCGCTTCACGAGACCGTAA
- the LOC139991754 gene encoding uncharacterized protein isoform X2 codes for MPKRSIAFSSSFSVNEREKMLTTGTLEQQREAFKDDEELMRETSKFVSEVIQTAITEASKRKVLTEKAVSEGSRLKGIGNVAGWNHRARGFCSRILNALCPCFTSNELFTWTPYRYRFTRP; via the exons ATGCCCAAAAGGTCAATCGCCTTTTCTTCGAGTTTCTCCGTAAAT GAACGGGAAAAGATGTTAACTACTGGGACGTTAGAACAACAGAGAGAAGCTTTCAAAGATGACGAAGAGCTAATGAGAGAAACGAGCAAGTTTGTGAGTGAAGTTATACAAACGGCGATCACGGAAGCATCAAAAAGGAAGGTGTTGACGGAG AAAGCAGTCAGTGAAG GAAGTAGACTGAAGGGTATCGGTAACGTCGCTGGTTGGAATCATCGTGCCCGTGGATTCTGCAGTCGAATACTGAACGCGCTCTGTCCATGCTTCACTAGCAACG AATTATTCACCTGGACACCGTACCGATATCGCTTCACGAGACCGTAA
- the LOC139991797 gene encoding uncharacterized protein isoform X1 produces the protein MDECLTVLTKKHSNVEVGETTEQDFYSRKKILFEKVELFCCLIKANSKQHFVKETTWDTGLCDFTRIIDKAKLEMTQWEILLENERSDSNQFLRSIELNRERAKLARKNIQESLEQKIKIRTGKFSSKLSATNLKNEVRKRSVEVEVERFDLRLKSLDGICYLRMNDLCNERYKARRRCLDQFEKYDRNIGSLYAYKLSLRIKQNLLNKEYAILQVCTICFISIYYILSSALSKYLCWFERLSEMKHLESHPSIHVSLQDHLVAQRRFYKELKEESELDVKRAFLANVEYFRSNHAARIIQRNWKLYCARMSWKKRKSRRLTQN, from the exons ATGGATGAGTGTTTAACGGTTCTCACAAAAAAA CATTCGAACGTTGAAGTTGGAGAAACAACTGAACAAGATTTCTATTCacgaaaaaagatattattcgAAAAAGTTGAGTTATTCTGTTGTTTGATCAAAGCTAATTCGAAGCAGCATTTCGTAAAGGAAACAACCTGGGACACTGGATTGTGCGATTTTACAAGAATCATTGACAAAGCTAAACTTGAAATgacac AGTGGGAGATTTTACTTGAAAATGAGAGATCAGACTCGAACCAATTTTTGCGAAGTATTGAATTAAATAGGGAAAGAGCAAAACTCGCAAGGAAGAATATTCAAGAAAGTTTGgaacaaaagataaaaatacgaac aggCAAATTCTCGTCGAAGTTATCCGCTACAAATTTAAAGAACGAAGTACGAAAAAGATCTGTGGAAGTAGAAGTTGAGCGGTTCGATCTTCGTTTGAAATCTCTTGACGGAATATGTTATTTGAGAATGAACGATTTATGCAATGAACG TTATAAAGCGAGAAGACGATGTTTGgatcaatttgaaaaatacgacAGGAATATCGGATCGCTTTATGCGTATAAACTTAGTCTTCGAATCAAACAAAATCTGTTGAACAAAGAATATGCCATTCTTCAGGTCTGTACAATCTgttttatatctatttattacatattgtCGTCCGCGTTATCAAAATACCTGTGCTGGTTCGAAAGATTGTCAGAAATGAAACATTTAGAAAGTCATCCAAGCATACATGTATCATTACAGGATCACCTTGTTGCTCAACGTAGATTCTATAAAGAATTAAAGGAGGAAAGCGAGTTAGACGTAAAGAGAGCTTTCTTAGCGAACGTAGAATATTTTCGTTCAAATCATGCAGCAAGGATTATTCAacgaaattggaaattatattGCGCGCGTATGTCttggaaaaagaggaaaagtagAAGATTGACGCAAAATTGA
- the LOC139991797 gene encoding uncharacterized protein isoform X2 — MDECLTVLTKKHSNVEVGETTEQDFYSRKKILFEKVELFCCLIKANSKQHFVKETTWDTGLCDFTRIIDKAKLEMTQWEILLENERSDSNQFLRSIELNRERAKLARKNIQESLEQKIKIRTGKFSSKLSATNLKNEVRKRSVEVEVERFDLRLKSLDGICYLRMNDLCNERYKARRRCLDQFEKYDRNIGSLYAYKLSLRIKQNLLNKEYAILQDHLVAQRRFYKELKEESELDVKRAFLANVEYFRSNHAARIIQRNWKLYCARMSWKKRKSRRLTQN, encoded by the exons ATGGATGAGTGTTTAACGGTTCTCACAAAAAAA CATTCGAACGTTGAAGTTGGAGAAACAACTGAACAAGATTTCTATTCacgaaaaaagatattattcgAAAAAGTTGAGTTATTCTGTTGTTTGATCAAAGCTAATTCGAAGCAGCATTTCGTAAAGGAAACAACCTGGGACACTGGATTGTGCGATTTTACAAGAATCATTGACAAAGCTAAACTTGAAATgacac AGTGGGAGATTTTACTTGAAAATGAGAGATCAGACTCGAACCAATTTTTGCGAAGTATTGAATTAAATAGGGAAAGAGCAAAACTCGCAAGGAAGAATATTCAAGAAAGTTTGgaacaaaagataaaaatacgaac aggCAAATTCTCGTCGAAGTTATCCGCTACAAATTTAAAGAACGAAGTACGAAAAAGATCTGTGGAAGTAGAAGTTGAGCGGTTCGATCTTCGTTTGAAATCTCTTGACGGAATATGTTATTTGAGAATGAACGATTTATGCAATGAACG TTATAAAGCGAGAAGACGATGTTTGgatcaatttgaaaaatacgacAGGAATATCGGATCGCTTTATGCGTATAAACTTAGTCTTCGAATCAAACAAAATCTGTTGAACAAAGAATATGCCATTCTTCAG GATCACCTTGTTGCTCAACGTAGATTCTATAAAGAATTAAAGGAGGAAAGCGAGTTAGACGTAAAGAGAGCTTTCTTAGCGAACGTAGAATATTTTCGTTCAAATCATGCAGCAAGGATTATTCAacgaaattggaaattatattGCGCGCGTATGTCttggaaaaagaggaaaagtagAAGATTGACGCAAAATTGA